Proteins encoded together in one Pseudomonas arsenicoxydans window:
- a CDS encoding alanyl-tRNA editing protein, with product MTLRLFFHSDDLKANVEVLDCTPQENEFAVVLRATLFHPQGGGQPCDTGWIGESQVLRVVQDPDRIIHFVDRPVKPGMTQIRIDEQRRQFNSRMHSAGHLIGHFVQALGWMPIKAHHWPGEGRVQFKPAESAKEVDAGMIQQCIAQWVADDLPRLTSLREGSREIGFGELPAYGCGGTHVRSLKDLGTVTIASLSLKKGTLSVHYSVD from the coding sequence ATGACGCTTCGCCTCTTTTTCCATAGTGATGACCTCAAGGCCAATGTGGAAGTCCTGGACTGCACCCCCCAGGAGAACGAATTCGCGGTGGTGCTGCGCGCCACGTTGTTTCACCCCCAAGGTGGCGGCCAGCCGTGCGATACCGGCTGGATTGGCGAAAGCCAGGTTCTGCGCGTGGTCCAGGACCCGGACCGCATCATTCATTTCGTCGACCGCCCGGTAAAACCGGGCATGACCCAGATCCGGATTGATGAGCAACGTCGCCAATTCAATTCGCGCATGCATTCGGCCGGCCACCTGATTGGCCATTTTGTCCAGGCACTGGGCTGGATGCCGATCAAGGCCCATCACTGGCCGGGCGAAGGACGCGTGCAGTTCAAACCGGCCGAGTCGGCAAAAGAGGTTGATGCCGGGATGATTCAACAGTGCATCGCGCAATGGGTGGCCGATGACCTGCCGCGCTTGACGTCTTTACGCGAAGGCTCCCGGGAAATTGGATTCGGTGAACTGCCCGCCTACGGCTGCGGTGGCACCCATGTACGTAGCCTGAAGGATTTGGGCACGGTCACGATCGCGTCCCTTTCACTGAAGAAGGGAACGCTGTCAGTCCACTACAGCGTGGATTGA
- a CDS encoding DUF2062 domain-containing protein, with protein sequence MPRRLFKRYMPDPTSIREHKSLRFLGTLLHDPNLWHLNRHSVARAMAVGLFAAFLPIPLQMLVAAVLAIMVRGNMPIAVSLVWLTNPITMPAVFFCTYQTGAWLMDVPARHLPDELTWEWISGELSTLWQPFLLGSVVTGLVLGALAYCLTMLYWRWWVARQWRRRKKNRM encoded by the coding sequence ATGCCCCGGCGCTTATTCAAACGTTACATGCCAGACCCGACCAGCATCAGGGAACACAAATCCTTACGCTTTCTCGGCACCCTGCTGCATGACCCGAACCTCTGGCACCTCAACCGTCACTCGGTCGCTCGTGCCATGGCGGTGGGTTTGTTTGCGGCCTTTCTGCCGATTCCGTTACAGATGCTGGTGGCCGCCGTCCTCGCCATCATGGTGCGCGGCAACATGCCGATTGCCGTGAGCCTGGTCTGGCTGACCAACCCGATCACCATGCCGGCGGTGTTTTTCTGCACGTATCAGACCGGGGCGTGGTTGATGGACGTTCCCGCCAGGCATTTGCCGGACGAGTTGACCTGGGAATGGATCAGCGGTGAGCTATCGACGCTGTGGCAACCGTTCCTGCTGGGATCGGTGGTGACAGGGCTGGTGCTGGGAGCCCTCGCCTATTGCCTGACCATGCTGTATTGGCGTTGGTGGGTTGCGCGGCAATGGAGGCGGCGCAAGAAAAACCGGATGTAG
- a CDS encoding ABC transporter ATP-binding protein produces the protein MSSALSIRQLTKTYGNGFQALSGIDLDVAEGDFFALLGPNGAGKSTTIGILSTLVNKTSGTVNIFGHDLDKNPAQLKRSIGVVPQEFNFNQFEKTFDIVVTQAGYYGIPPKIAKERAEQYLTQLGLWDKRDVPSRSLSGGMKRRLMIARALVHEPRLLILDEPTAGVDIELRRSMWTFLTELNQKGITIILTTHYLEEAEQLCRNIGIIDHGTIVENTSMKQLLSQLHVETFLLDTKNTLTSAPQLLGYPTRLLDGHTLEVQVDKAMGITALFTQLAQQNIEVLSLRNKTNRLEELFVSLVEKNLSKVAV, from the coding sequence ATGAGTTCCGCTCTGTCCATCCGGCAGCTAACCAAAACCTACGGCAACGGTTTCCAGGCCTTGAGTGGTATCGATCTGGACGTCGCCGAAGGTGACTTTTTCGCCTTGCTCGGCCCCAACGGCGCGGGCAAATCCACGACCATCGGCATTCTCTCGACCCTGGTGAACAAGACCAGCGGCACGGTGAACATCTTCGGTCACGACCTGGACAAGAATCCTGCGCAGCTCAAGCGCTCCATCGGCGTGGTGCCCCAGGAATTCAACTTCAACCAGTTTGAAAAGACCTTCGATATCGTAGTAACGCAGGCCGGTTACTACGGCATCCCGCCGAAAATCGCCAAGGAACGCGCCGAGCAATACCTGACCCAACTCGGGTTGTGGGACAAGCGCGATGTGCCGTCTCGTTCACTGTCTGGCGGCATGAAGCGTCGATTGATGATCGCCCGTGCGCTGGTCCACGAACCACGCCTGCTGATCCTCGACGAACCGACGGCGGGTGTCGACATCGAACTGCGTCGCTCGATGTGGACCTTCCTCACTGAGCTGAACCAGAAAGGCATCACCATCATCCTCACCACGCACTACCTGGAAGAGGCTGAGCAGTTGTGCCGCAACATCGGCATCATCGACCACGGCACCATTGTCGAAAACACCAGCATGAAACAGTTGCTCAGCCAACTGCATGTGGAAACCTTCCTGCTCGACACCAAGAACACCCTGACCAGTGCACCGCAGTTGCTCGGCTACCCGACCCGTCTGCTGGATGGCCACACGCTGGAAGTCCAGGTCGACAAGGCCATGGGCATCACCGCGCTTTTTACCCAGTTGGCGCAGCAGAACATCGAAGTGCTGAGCCTGCGTAACAAAACCAATCGCCTTGAGGAGTTGTTCGTGTCCCTGGTGGAGAAAAATCTGTCGAAGGTGGCGGTATGA
- a CDS encoding transglutaminase-like domain-containing protein yields MREYLTPGRFIDSDHPSVVEFAEKHRGASRDPLEQAINLYYAVREAVRYNPYTFSRDPQTLRGSHALATGESYCVPKATLLAGAARHCGIPARIGLADVRNHLSTPRLLELLRSDVFAMHGYTELYLNDRWVKATPAFNQKLCELFNVAPLEFDGINDSVFHPFNRDGEQLMEYLVDHGQFTDVPEAFFFEHLEKCYPHLFSDTLPVLLGDMQSDLSRA; encoded by the coding sequence ATGCGCGAGTACCTGACACCCGGTCGCTTCATCGATAGTGACCACCCGTCGGTGGTGGAGTTCGCCGAAAAACATCGCGGTGCAAGTCGCGACCCGCTCGAGCAGGCGATCAATCTCTATTACGCAGTCCGTGAAGCCGTGCGCTACAACCCCTACACCTTCAGTCGCGACCCGCAGACCTTGCGCGGCAGTCATGCGTTGGCAACCGGCGAGAGCTATTGCGTGCCCAAGGCCACGCTGCTGGCAGGGGCCGCGCGCCATTGCGGCATCCCGGCGCGTATCGGCCTGGCGGATGTGCGCAATCATTTGTCGACCCCACGTTTGCTCGAGTTGCTCAGGAGCGATGTGTTCGCCATGCACGGTTATACCGAGCTGTACCTGAACGATCGCTGGGTCAAAGCCACACCGGCCTTCAACCAGAAACTCTGTGAACTGTTCAATGTGGCGCCACTGGAGTTTGACGGGATCAACGACAGTGTTTTCCACCCTTTCAATCGCGATGGCGAACAGTTGATGGAGTACCTGGTCGACCACGGCCAGTTCACCGATGTGCCCGAAGCATTTTTTTTCGAGCACCTGGAAAAGTGCTATCCGCATCTGTTCAGCGACACACTGCCGGTGCTCCTGGGTGATATGCAGAGCGATTTGAGCCGCGCCTGA
- a CDS encoding PA2817 family protein has product MSNVVADHLVLLDHLRSILVAVGEAEQVPEESHALFLERFDELRALLPVDPIESQYLGQDILCQVITRYPQIAHLVPRDLLWYFAGDCLHYMPDDEIDLYQALEERRFEAEQNDEPFDWNQEKQLLAMSNDEPKH; this is encoded by the coding sequence GTGTCCAACGTCGTTGCCGATCATCTCGTCTTGCTTGACCACTTGCGTAGCATCCTGGTCGCCGTGGGTGAGGCCGAACAGGTTCCCGAAGAAAGCCATGCCTTGTTCCTGGAGCGCTTCGACGAACTGCGTGCATTACTGCCGGTCGACCCGATCGAAAGCCAATACCTGGGCCAGGACATTCTGTGCCAGGTGATCACTCGTTACCCGCAAATTGCCCATCTGGTCCCTCGTGACCTGCTGTGGTACTTCGCCGGGGACTGCCTGCATTACATGCCCGATGATGAAATCGACTTGTACCAGGCCCTGGAAGAACGTCGTTTCGAAGCCGAGCAGAACGACGAACCGTTCGACTGGAACCAGGAAAAACAGCTGCTGGCGATGTCGAACGACGAGCCCAAGCACTGA
- a CDS encoding acyl-CoA dehydrogenase produces MLLLWILVLVVGIAYLAHRRIAPLPALCIVAVFVVAMGAFSRAPGWLLLVLWVLIAAVAAPLLLPDLRRKYFSAPLFNWFQKTLPPMSQTERDAIDAGTVWWDGELFSGRPDWDKLLSYPKVQLSEEEQAFIDGPTEELCAMVTDWQIGQDMDLPAEAWAHIKENGFFALIIPKEFGGKGFSAYAHSQVAMKLATRSGDLASTVMVPNSLGPAELLLHYGTEEQRNHYLPRLARGDDIPCFALTGPLAGSDAGAMPDTGVICKGEWEGKETLGLRLNWEKRYITLGPVATLLGLAFKAYDPDHLLGDKEDLGISLALIPTDTAGVEIGRRHLPLGAAFMNGPNSGKDVFVPLDFLIGGQEMLGKGWMMLMNCLSVGRSISLPAVGTGAAKFTSLVTGQYAQVREQFNVPLSAFEGIQEAMARIGGNAWMMDAARMLTANAVDLGEKPSVLSAILKYHLTERGRECISHAMDVHGGKAIIMGPNNYLGRSWNGAPIFITVEGANILSRNLMIFGQGAIRCHPFVLKEMALAGREDKDQALTEFDGLLLKHIGFAVGNAASTLVLNLGFGHLEHAPGNKLSQGYFRALNRQAAAFAMLADLSMMLLGGELKRRERLSARLGDVLSNMYLASAALKRYHDLDSPEHMAPLFTWAMEESLGQSERALDELLSNFPNKVLGCLLRVIVFPLGRRHKGPSDKLAAEVAAVIGRAKGDPTLEELLAGCYRPQSADDAVGALQHACNLLNAAQPLQKKLHVALKSGQVKPAAGEHAIDAALEAGVLQAGEAHSLREAEVARRKVIDVDDFAKEELARAEGKVR; encoded by the coding sequence ATGCTGCTGTTGTGGATACTGGTTCTGGTTGTCGGGATAGCCTATTTGGCGCACCGCCGCATCGCCCCCCTGCCCGCCCTGTGCATCGTCGCGGTCTTTGTCGTCGCGATGGGTGCCTTCAGCCGCGCGCCTGGCTGGCTGCTGCTGGTTCTCTGGGTGTTGATCGCTGCCGTCGCGGCGCCGTTGTTGCTGCCCGACCTGCGTCGCAAATACTTCAGCGCGCCGCTGTTCAACTGGTTTCAGAAAACCTTGCCGCCCATGTCACAGACCGAACGCGATGCAATAGACGCCGGCACGGTGTGGTGGGACGGCGAACTGTTCAGCGGTCGTCCGGACTGGGACAAACTGCTGTCTTATCCAAAGGTGCAGTTGAGTGAAGAAGAACAGGCCTTTATCGACGGTCCGACCGAAGAGCTCTGCGCAATGGTCACAGACTGGCAGATCGGACAAGACATGGACTTGCCCGCCGAGGCCTGGGCTCACATCAAGGAAAACGGTTTCTTCGCGCTGATCATCCCCAAGGAGTTTGGTGGCAAGGGCTTCTCAGCTTATGCCCACTCCCAGGTGGCGATGAAACTGGCGACCCGCAGCGGCGACCTCGCGTCCACCGTGATGGTCCCCAACTCCCTCGGCCCGGCCGAACTGCTGTTGCATTACGGCACTGAGGAACAGCGCAACCATTACCTGCCACGGCTGGCCCGCGGCGACGACATTCCCTGCTTCGCATTGACCGGTCCACTGGCGGGTTCCGACGCCGGTGCCATGCCCGACACCGGGGTGATCTGCAAAGGTGAATGGGAAGGCAAGGAAACCCTCGGCCTGCGCCTCAATTGGGAAAAGCGTTACATCACGCTGGGCCCGGTGGCGACCCTGCTCGGCCTGGCCTTCAAGGCCTATGACCCGGACCATTTACTCGGCGACAAGGAAGACCTGGGTATCAGCCTGGCGCTGATCCCGACGGACACAGCCGGTGTTGAAATCGGCCGCCGCCACCTGCCGCTGGGTGCAGCATTCATGAACGGTCCGAACTCTGGCAAAGACGTATTCGTGCCGCTGGACTTCCTCATCGGTGGCCAGGAAATGCTCGGCAAGGGCTGGATGATGCTGATGAACTGCCTGTCGGTCGGGCGCTCGATTTCCCTGCCGGCCGTCGGCACCGGCGCCGCCAAATTCACCAGCCTGGTGACCGGTCAATATGCGCAGGTCCGCGAACAATTCAACGTGCCACTGTCCGCGTTCGAAGGCATTCAGGAAGCCATGGCGCGTATCGGCGGCAACGCCTGGATGATGGACGCGGCGCGGATGCTGACCGCCAACGCAGTCGACCTCGGCGAGAAACCGTCGGTGCTGTCGGCGATTCTCAAGTATCACCTCACCGAACGCGGCCGCGAATGCATCAGCCACGCCATGGATGTTCACGGCGGCAAGGCGATCATCATGGGCCCGAACAACTACCTGGGTCGCAGCTGGAATGGCGCGCCGATTTTCATCACCGTGGAAGGCGCCAACATTCTCTCGCGCAACCTGATGATCTTCGGTCAGGGTGCCATTCGCTGCCATCCGTTCGTGCTCAAGGAAATGGCCCTCGCCGGTCGTGAAGACAAGGACCAGGCCCTCACCGAATTCGATGGCCTGCTGCTCAAGCACATCGGTTTTGCCGTGGGCAACGCCGCCAGCACCCTGGTGCTGAACCTCGGCTTCGGGCACTTAGAACACGCGCCAGGCAACAAGCTCAGCCAGGGTTACTTCCGCGCCCTTAATCGTCAGGCCGCCGCGTTCGCCATGCTCGCGGACTTGAGCATGATGCTGCTGGGCGGTGAGCTGAAACGTCGCGAACGCCTGTCGGCACGGCTTGGGGATGTGCTCAGCAACATGTACCTCGCCTCCGCCGCGCTCAAGCGTTACCACGACCTCGACTCGCCGGAGCATATGGCGCCGCTGTTTACCTGGGCTATGGAAGAGAGTCTTGGCCAGTCGGAGCGAGCGTTGGATGAGTTGCTGAGCAACTTCCCGAACAAGGTACTGGGCTGCCTGTTGCGCGTTATCGTGTTCCCGCTGGGTCGTCGACACAAAGGTCCGTCGGACAAACTCGCTGCCGAAGTGGCCGCAGTGATTGGCCGGGCCAAGGGCGATCCGACGCTCGAAGAGCTGCTGGCCGGTTGCTACCGTCCGCAATCGGCCGATGACGCCGTCGGAGCGCTGCAACATGCATGCAACCTGTTGAACGCCGCCCAGCCGTTGCAGAAAAAGCTGCACGTGGCGCTCAAAAGCGGCCAGGTCAAACCGGCTGCCGGGGAGCACGCGATCGATGCGGCGCTGGAAGCCGGAGTATTGCAGGCGGGTGAGGCGCACTCCCTGCGTGAGGCCGAAGTAGCGCGGCGCAAAGTGATCGACGTCGATGATTTCGCCAAGGAAGAGCTGGCGCGGGCCGAAGGAAAGGTCCGCTGA
- a CDS encoding LysR family transcriptional regulator, translating into MSINLPLPLLGEMAIFVKVVETGSFSEAARQLGSSPSAVSRSISRLEKALATRLLQRTTRKLRLSDGGEEVFKRCQEMVSAAKSVMEISGQFTHEAEGLVRVSVPKAVGRFVIHPHMPEFLRRYPKVDVELLLEDRQVDLIDDNVDLAIRITDRPPAGLVGRQLLTIDHLLCATPQYLAEHGTPTHPHDLLNHSCIYLGETPSDARWKFKKGTKAVTVGVRGRYAANHTGVRLGAVLQHIGIGSLPYFTARYALEQGLIVQVLPDWTFLASYHGGAWLLHSPTRYLPPKLRVFIDYLVECLEKEPTLSKPGKPSALGQGAAEYELPESDGLL; encoded by the coding sequence GTGAGCATAAATCTTCCACTGCCGCTGCTCGGTGAAATGGCGATTTTCGTCAAGGTTGTCGAGACCGGCAGTTTTTCCGAAGCAGCGCGTCAATTGGGTTCTTCACCCTCGGCGGTCAGTCGCAGCATTTCGCGACTGGAAAAGGCGTTGGCCACACGTCTGCTGCAGCGAACCACGCGCAAACTGCGGTTGAGCGACGGCGGCGAGGAAGTGTTCAAGCGTTGCCAGGAGATGGTCAGCGCAGCCAAGTCGGTGATGGAAATCAGCGGGCAGTTCACCCATGAAGCGGAAGGGCTGGTGCGCGTCAGCGTGCCCAAGGCTGTCGGTCGATTTGTGATTCATCCGCACATGCCGGAATTTCTGCGGCGTTACCCCAAAGTGGACGTGGAGTTGTTGCTGGAGGATCGGCAGGTGGACCTGATCGACGACAACGTCGATCTGGCCATTCGCATTACCGATCGACCACCAGCCGGCCTGGTCGGGCGGCAGTTGCTGACCATCGACCATCTACTATGCGCGACACCGCAATACCTGGCCGAACATGGCACACCTACCCATCCGCACGACTTGCTCAACCATAGCTGCATCTACCTGGGTGAAACTCCAAGCGATGCGCGCTGGAAGTTCAAGAAGGGCACCAAGGCCGTCACAGTCGGTGTGCGCGGACGCTATGCGGCGAATCACACCGGCGTGCGATTAGGCGCGGTGTTGCAGCACATCGGGATTGGCAGCCTGCCGTACTTCACCGCGCGTTATGCACTGGAACAAGGTTTGATTGTGCAGGTCTTGCCGGACTGGACCTTTCTGGCGTCTTACCATGGCGGCGCCTGGTTGCTGCATTCGCCAACGCGTTATCTGCCACCGAAATTGCGGGTCTTCATTGATTATCTGGTGGAATGCCTGGAGAAGGAGCCGACGCTGAGCAAGCCGGGCAAGCCAAGTGCGTTGGGCCAGGGGGCGGCGGAGTATGAGTTACCCGAGAGTGATGGGTTGCTCTGA
- a CDS encoding DNA internalization-related competence protein ComEC/Rec2: MRTGMMALAMGLLALRFLPELPPVWIWMLLPVVGLMLLPFRTYALAFFVFGFSWACANAQWALDDRLPLKLDGETRWVEGRVTGLPQNADGVVRFELTDSQSRRTRLPRHLRLAWYDGPAVNAGERWRLAVKLKRPAGLLNPHAFDYDAWLLAQRIGATGTVKAGQKLADAQWAWRDNIRQRLQAVDAQGRTGALTALVLGDGAGLSREDWQVLQDTGTVHLLVISGQHIGLLAGLVYLLIAGLARYGLWPNRLPWLPWACALAFAAALGYGLLAGFEVPVRRACVMIGLVLLWRLRFRHLGAWWPLLLALDAVLLLDPLASLQPGFWLSFAAVAVLIFTFGGRLGPWRWWQTWTRAQWLIAIGLCPLLLVLGLPISISGPLVNLLAVPWISLVVLPPALLGTLLLSVPYVGEGLLWLAGGLIDWLFKGLALMAGRLPAWVPVAIPWWSWALGTLGAIFLLLPKGVPMRPLGWPLLLLLVFPPRELLPEGMAEIWQLDVGQGLAILVRTRHHTLLYDTGPRFGDFDLGERVVLPSLRKLGVNGLDLMLISHPDADHAGGARAVANGLPVTRVLSGDHQALPAELQAEACESGRQWTWDGVNFQLWQWASASDSNQKSCVLQIEANGERLLLTGDIDVAAERALLDSPLAVPTDWLQSPHHGSRSSSSMALLAVLAPQAVLISRGQGNSFGHPHPTVMARYQKRGMAIYDSADHGAIRLQLGRFKPPWSMRLQRRFWRDSPPLAQ; encoded by the coding sequence ATGCGCACAGGGATGATGGCGCTGGCGATGGGTTTGCTGGCGTTGCGTTTTTTACCGGAATTACCGCCGGTCTGGATTTGGATGTTGCTGCCAGTGGTGGGGCTGATGCTGCTGCCGTTTCGCACTTACGCGTTGGCATTCTTTGTGTTCGGCTTCAGTTGGGCCTGCGCGAATGCGCAGTGGGCGCTGGATGATCGTCTGCCGCTGAAGCTTGATGGCGAGACTCGCTGGGTCGAAGGGCGGGTGACCGGGCTGCCGCAGAATGCTGACGGTGTGGTGCGTTTTGAACTGACTGACAGTCAATCGCGACGCACCCGGCTGCCCAGGCATTTACGCCTGGCCTGGTACGACGGCCCCGCCGTCAACGCCGGGGAACGGTGGCGTTTGGCAGTCAAATTGAAGCGTCCCGCCGGGCTGCTCAATCCGCATGCGTTCGACTATGACGCCTGGTTGCTGGCGCAACGCATCGGCGCCACCGGGACAGTCAAGGCCGGTCAAAAGCTTGCCGATGCTCAATGGGCCTGGCGCGACAACATTCGTCAACGCTTGCAGGCTGTGGATGCCCAAGGCCGAACGGGTGCGCTGACGGCCCTGGTGCTGGGGGATGGCGCCGGGCTGAGTCGTGAGGATTGGCAAGTTCTGCAAGACACCGGCACCGTGCATCTGTTGGTGATTTCCGGGCAACACATCGGATTGCTGGCGGGATTGGTGTATCTGCTGATCGCCGGGCTGGCCCGTTATGGCCTGTGGCCGAATCGTTTGCCCTGGCTGCCGTGGGCGTGCGCGCTGGCGTTCGCGGCTGCGCTCGGGTACGGGCTGCTGGCCGGTTTCGAGGTGCCGGTGCGGCGCGCGTGCGTGATGATCGGCCTGGTGCTGTTGTGGCGGTTGCGGTTTCGTCATCTCGGTGCCTGGTGGCCGTTATTGCTGGCGCTCGACGCGGTATTGCTGCTGGACCCGCTGGCCAGCTTGCAACCGGGTTTCTGGTTGTCTTTCGCCGCAGTGGCCGTGCTGATCTTCACCTTTGGTGGTCGGCTGGGCCCTTGGCGATGGTGGCAAACCTGGACCCGTGCGCAATGGCTGATCGCGATCGGTTTGTGTCCGTTGCTGCTGGTGCTGGGCTTACCGATCAGCATCAGCGGCCCGCTGGTCAACTTGCTGGCGGTGCCCTGGATCAGCCTGGTCGTGCTGCCTCCAGCCTTGCTGGGCACGCTGCTCTTGTCAGTGCCTTATGTGGGCGAGGGGCTGTTGTGGTTAGCGGGCGGTCTGATTGACTGGCTGTTCAAGGGACTGGCGTTGATGGCGGGCCGGTTGCCAGCGTGGGTGCCGGTAGCGATCCCTTGGTGGAGTTGGGCGCTTGGCACGCTGGGGGCCATTTTTCTCTTGCTGCCCAAAGGCGTGCCGATGCGGCCGCTGGGTTGGCCGCTGCTGTTGCTGCTGGTTTTTCCACCTCGAGAACTGCTGCCCGAAGGCATGGCCGAAATCTGGCAACTGGATGTCGGCCAAGGGTTGGCTATTCTCGTGCGCACGCGTCATCACACCTTGTTGTACGACACCGGCCCGCGTTTCGGCGATTTCGACCTGGGGGAGCGGGTGGTGCTGCCGTCGTTGCGCAAACTGGGGGTGAACGGGCTCGATCTGATGCTGATCAGTCACCCCGACGCCGATCACGCCGGCGGCGCACGAGCGGTGGCCAACGGATTGCCGGTGACCCGGGTCCTCAGTGGCGATCATCAGGCGCTGCCGGCCGAGTTACAGGCCGAAGCCTGTGAAAGCGGTCGGCAATGGACCTGGGACGGCGTGAACTTCCAGCTTTGGCAATGGGCATCCGCCAGCGACAGCAATCAGAAATCCTGCGTCTTGCAGATCGAAGCCAACGGTGAGCGATTGCTGTTGACCGGTGATATAGATGTCGCTGCCGAACGGGCGCTGCTCGACAGTCCCCTCGCCGTGCCCACCGATTGGCTGCAATCACCGCACCACGGCAGCCGCAGTTCGTCGTCAATGGCGCTACTGGCTGTGCTTGCGCCCCAAGCGGTGCTGATCTCCCGTGGCCAGGGCAATTCCTTTGGCCATCCGCATCCCACGGTCATGGCGCGCTATCAAAAACGTGGCATGGCGATCTATGACAGTGCCGACCACGGCGCCATTCGTCTGCAACTCGGCCGCTTCAAACCGCCCTGGTCGATGCGTCTGCAACGGCGTTTCTGGCGTGATTCGCCGCCGCTCGCTCAATAA
- a CDS encoding glutathione S-transferase family protein: MLKIWGRKNSSNVRKPLWAAEELGLAYEAIDAGGAFGVVDTPEYRAMNPNGRVPVIEDDGFVLWESNAIVRYLMARHASDTAWYPADLKARASADKWMDWATSSFAGPFRTVFWGVLRTPKDQQDWTAINAAIKECDGLLSMADQTLAAQPYLSGDAIGMGDIPLGSFIYAWFEMPIERAPQPNLEAWYARLKQRPAYRKAVMTALT, translated from the coding sequence ATGCTGAAGATCTGGGGTCGGAAAAATTCGTCGAATGTCAGAAAGCCATTGTGGGCCGCCGAAGAGCTGGGCCTGGCGTACGAGGCCATCGATGCGGGCGGGGCCTTTGGTGTGGTCGATACGCCAGAGTATCGCGCGATGAATCCCAACGGCCGCGTGCCGGTGATCGAGGACGACGGCTTTGTGCTGTGGGAATCCAACGCCATCGTGCGCTACCTGATGGCCCGGCATGCCAGCGACACGGCCTGGTATCCCGCGGATTTGAAAGCTCGGGCCTCGGCTGACAAGTGGATGGACTGGGCCACCTCAAGTTTCGCCGGCCCGTTTCGCACGGTGTTCTGGGGTGTGTTGCGCACGCCCAAGGATCAACAGGATTGGACCGCGATCAACGCCGCAATAAAAGAATGCGATGGCCTGCTGTCGATGGCCGACCAGACGCTGGCGGCCCAACCGTACCTGTCGGGTGACGCCATTGGCATGGGTGATATCCCGCTCGGCAGTTTCATTTATGCCTGGTTCGAGATGCCGATCGAGCGTGCGCCGCAACCCAATCTTGAAGCCTGGTACGCCCGTCTGAAGCAGCGGCCGGCGTATCGCAAAGCGGTCATGACCGCGTTGACTTAA
- a CDS encoding ABC transporter permease, translated as MSSELQPNLVALNTIVYREVRRFTRIWPQTLLPPAITMVLYFVIFGNLIGKQIGGMGGFTYMEYIVPGLIMMSVITNSYGNVVSSFFGSKFQRSIEELMVSPVSPHTILIGYTLGGVLRGLMVGVIVTMLSLFFTDLQVHHLGVTILVVVLTATIFSLLGFINAVFARNFDDISIIPTFVLTPLTYLGGVFYSISLLPPFWQTVSLANPVLHMVNAFRYGILGVSDIKISVAITFMLVATVVLYVGCARLLVSGRGMRT; from the coding sequence ATGAGTTCCGAGCTGCAGCCCAACCTCGTCGCCCTCAATACCATCGTTTACCGTGAAGTCCGGCGTTTTACCCGGATCTGGCCGCAGACTCTACTGCCGCCAGCCATCACCATGGTTTTGTACTTCGTGATCTTCGGCAATCTGATCGGCAAGCAGATTGGCGGCATGGGTGGCTTCACCTACATGGAGTACATCGTCCCGGGGTTGATCATGATGTCGGTGATCACCAACTCCTACGGCAACGTGGTGTCGAGTTTCTTCGGCAGCAAGTTCCAGCGTTCCATCGAGGAATTGATGGTCTCGCCGGTGTCGCCGCACACCATTCTGATCGGCTACACCCTCGGCGGCGTCCTGCGTGGCTTGATGGTCGGGGTCATCGTGACGATGCTGTCGCTGTTCTTCACCGATTTGCAGGTCCATCACCTGGGCGTGACCATTCTGGTCGTGGTGCTGACGGCAACGATCTTCTCGCTGTTGGGTTTCATCAACGCCGTGTTTGCACGCAACTTCGATGATATCTCGATCATCCCGACCTTCGTGCTGACACCGCTGACGTATCTGGGCGGGGTGTTTTACTCGATCAGCCTGCTGCCGCCGTTCTGGCAGACCGTGTCCCTGGCCAACCCGGTGCTGCACATGGTCAACGCCTTCCGTTACGGCATTCTTGGCGTATCGGATATCAAGATCAGCGTGGCGATTACCTTCATGCTGGTGGCGACCGTTGTGTTGTACGTCGGTTGTGCGCGGTTGCTGGTCAGTGGGCGCGGCATGCGTACCTGA